ATCAGCTACATCTACATCTAAGGGACAAGCCCCAATACTGGCAGGATATGCCGCTTTGCGAGGTTATGAAGTTACTGTATTAGCTCCAGGTTTTGCGGAATCTGCGGTTGCCAACCCCATAGACTTTCTTCGTAATAATGAAGACTCGGAAATGGCGCGACAGTTGGCGATTACACTCAACCGCAACTTTCAACTTGGAGAAAAGAATTCTGGAAATAACTTCTTTACCAATGCTGGAGATCAGTTGGTGCAAGCTGTTTTCATGCTGGCGAAAGGAACGGAGTACCCAGATATCATGATGTGCCAAGCAATCCTGGGGTTGCCAAAGTTAGTTAAGCGCATTGAGCAAGCAGAAAATCTGAATTTCATGGTTAGAGAGGCTTTCGCACAGTTTGTATCTGTTGCAGGGTCGCCAGAAACAGCAGCTAGTATTGTGGGTACAGCTAGCGGATTGTTCAGCCGCTTCATGGTTCCCTCGGCATTAGCAGCGTTCTGTGGAAAAACCAATATTCCTTTGGATTTGAAGGGGCGGCAGATGGTGGTATTCGGGATGAACAAAGAGAAGCGTGATGTAATCGCACCCTTGCTTGTCTCGATTCTGCATCTATTAGTTAGCCGGAATGTGGCTAACAAACGTACTTGTCCTTTGGTGTTGGGGATTGATGAATTACCCACATTATATTTACCAGCACTGGTTGATTGGCTGAATCAGAATCGGGAAGATGGATTGGTATCAATACTGGGATTACAAAATCTCTCAATGCTGATTGAATCCTATGGTGAAAACACAACTAATGCAATATTTGGTGGTTGTGCTACCAAAGCATTCTTTAACCCCCAAGATGATGTAGCTGCCGAACGCTTTAGTAAGTTTTTAGGTGAAGAGGAAATTAAATACAAGCAACGTTCTCGCTCATCAGGAGGCAAGGGTGGTGCAAGCATTTCTAATTCTGACCAAAACAGTACCCGAAAATTATTTGATGTCAATCAATTTAACACTTTACCATCGGGGAAAGCAGTAATTATTAGTCCAGGTTTCCGTTCTCGTGGTCAAATAAGTTTGCCAATCTTGCAATCAATTAAGATTCCTCAGCATGAAATCCAATCTGAAACTGACAGTGTGAAAGCTTGGTACGAGTTTCAAAAGTTTTTATCTAAAAAGTCTACTCTCTTAACTCCAGCAGATGAAGAAATGAGAATTCGTCGAGCAGAGGCATTAAAATTGTTGCCTTTGATAGAAAATCAAGAGCAATTATCAGAATATGCAAGTCTGATTTAAAGTGAAATTTCCTGCCCTTAATAGTCAACCCCTTCTCTGCGAGACGCTGTGCGAATGGGGAATTCAAAATTCAAAATTATTAATTCAAAATTAAAGACAAGACGCTCTCTACCAGACGCTGCGCGTAGCTTGCTTCTCCGTAGGAGTACGTGGACTCGCTTGCCGCCGGCGCTATCGGTCATCACAAATATTCAGGATAAATACCATGTCGTCACGCGATTTTTACTCACTTAATGATCATGACAGACGAGAAATTGCAAAACTTCCACCTCAGATAGCAGCCTTAGCAGATAAATATCCATGTGATACCAATTTAATATGAAGCTGCATATAATAGAGAAAACAAACTCGATAAATTAAAAGAACCATGAGCCGCCCTTTTGAGATTGAAATCGCAGAGAGCGAAGAAGAACTTAAAAAACGCCTACAAACAGCTAATTTAGGGAACCAGAAAGAAAAACTTATTATGCTGTGGTGGATAAAAAGCGGGCAGGCCAAGGAGCAGCAAGATATTGGAAAACGCTTGGCTAAAGATACATCAACGGTGACAAGATGGTTACAAAAATATAGATCGGGTGGGCTAGATGAATTATTGAAAATAAAAAAAGCTCCGGGAGCAAAACGGAAAATTCCTGAAGGAGCGATCACGGCACTTGAAGAGGAGTTAAAAACAGGAAAAGGCTTTAGTAGCTATGGTGCAATAGTAGAGTGGTTAAAGCAAGAGCAGGGGCTTGATATCGAGTATGCAACGGTTTATGCATTGGTTCGATATCGATTAGGGGCAAAACTAAAAGTACCACGTCCTCAAAGCCATAAGCAGGATGAAAAGTTAGTATCTGAGTTTAAAAAAAACTCGGTATCATTCTGAATTGTCTAGAAAAACATCTAGCACCCGGCAAGTGTGTTCGCTACCTGTGCCAGGATGAAACGAGGGTGGGACTGAAAACTCTTACAGGAAAAGTGATTACTGCCTCTGGAGTTAAGCCTACTGTTGAGGTGAAATGGCCACGGGAAAATTTTTGGATTTATGGTGCAATTGAACCATTGACTGGAGATCATTTTCTTTATGAATATCCAAAACTGAATGGCGAGTGTTTTCAACAGTTTTTGGACTGGCTATCTCAACAATTAGGTGGGGATTACGCTATTTTACAGGTTGACCAAGCACCTGCTCATACAAGTTCAGCAATTCGTTGGCCAGAAAATATTATTCCTCTGTTTCAACCACCTTCAGCCCCTGAACTCAATCCCATTGAAAGGCTTTGGCAGCTCCTCAAGAAACCACTCAAAAATCAGCTTTTCTCTTCTTTACAGAATTTACGCGATCGCATCCAAGAAATATTTAATCAACTTACACTTGAGCAGGTAATATCTATCTCTTCTTATAACTTTATTCTCGAAGCTCTTTTCTATGCAGCTTCATATTAAATTGGTATTAGCTAAAAACTTTAACAAGCCTGTACGACAAAGCTCAGTAGCAACCCAAAAGGCTTTCTTAGCTAAAAATTTTAAGAAGCAATTACTACCAATCCCAGCGCGAACACCAAGGGTTAGATTACCTAAAAAGCTTAAAAAACACTTGAATAATATTGAGTACGCTAGTCAAGTATTACTTGAGCTTCGTAGCAGAACTCAATTAGCCAAATTGCCAGTAGTAATCGCCACACTGCGTAGGATATCACCCTACGTTTTTGAGGAATTGGTACTCACTTGCTGCTTTGAACAGGGGTGGCAAATTCAACGCAACTTTCGGTACACCGGTGACGGCGGGATAGATGGTCGCGTGTTGATTTTGGGAAAGCTTTATGTAATCCAGGTTAAGCGTTATGCTGATTACATTAGCCCAAAACACATCAAAGATTTCGTATGCTGTATTGAAGGAGAAGGAGCTAATGGTGGATTCTTCGTGCATACTGGCATAACTGGACAGTTATCAAAACAATTGATTCGTCGCTCCGACAAAATAATCTTAGTGAGCGGTCAGAAACTAGTAAATTTTGTCTTAGGTAAGCAGTTTAAAATAGTGGGAATAACAATACCAGTAAAAACAGTGAACAGTTATCAGTAAACAACTAACTTATGAATGAATGAATGAATGAATGAATGAATGAATGGAAATATCTGATACCTGATAATTGATAACTGATAAGTTAGCGTCGAAACTGTAGATGCTCCCCGTTATCATCTGATTGTTGAGGGTTTATTTTCAATCTCTTCAGAATCGATGGTTTGTCATCTCTAATCAGTTGCCTAACGATGTTCATTTTCTCCTCAAAAGTCAAAGCTAAAGCATCAGTTGTAACACTCGTAAATAACTCGCTGACCTTTGCTCCTGTTACCTTTTCACCTTTGACATATTTTCCTACTTCCATAACTACTTCTGCCAATCTTTCAATATCTAAACCCTGAATCATCTGTTTGAGATGCAACTTTAATTCTGCTAGTAATGTTTTAGCTAAGGTTGACTCAGTAGCTGATTGCTCAACAGAGTTAGAGGTGGATAAAATAGCTCTCTTCTCTACATGAGATTGCAACTCAGCCGTCAATGCTATTTCAAACTCATTGAATGTACTTTTAGCAGCAACAAGTTGTTGATGAGATTGAGAAAGTTGCTCTGTCAATCCTAATACTGCTTGGTTTAAAGCAGACTCGATAGCTGATTGCTCAACATAATCAGAGATTGACAGAATAGCTTTATTTTCTGCATAAGATTGCAACTCAGCCGTCAATGCTGTTTCAAACTCATTGAATGTACTTTTAGCAATGACAAGTTGTTGATGAGATTGAGAAAGTTGTTCTGTCAATCCTAATACTGCTTGGTTTAAAGCAGACTCGATAGCTGATTGCTCAACATAATCAGAGATTGACAGAATGGCTTTGTTTTGTGCATGAGATTGCAACTCAGCCGTCAATGCTGTTTCAAAGTCATTGAATGTACTTTTAGCAGCAACAAGTTGTTGATGAGATTGAGAAAGTTGTTCTGTCAATCCTAATACTGCTTGGTTTAAAGCAGACTCGATAGCTGATTGCTCAACATAATCAGAGATTGACAGAATGGCTTTGTTTTGTGCATAAGATTGCAACTCAGCCGTCAATGCTGTTTCAAAGTCATTGAATGTACTTTTAGCAGCAACAAGTTGTTGATGAGATTGAGAAAGTTGTTCTGTCAATCCTAATACTGCTTGGTTTAAAGCAGACTCGATAGCTGATTGCTCAACATAATCAGAGATTGACAGAATGGCTTTGTTTTGTGCATGAGATTGCAACTCAGCCGTCAATGCTGTTTCAAAGTCATTGAATGTACTTTTAGCAGCAACAAGTTGTTGATGAGATTGAGAAAGTTGTTCTGTCAATCCTAATACTGCTTGGTTTAAAGCAGACTCGATAGCTGATTGCTCAACATAATCAGAGATTGACAGAATGGCTTTGTTTTGTGCATGAGATTGCAACTCAGCCGTCAATGCTGTTTCAAACTCATTGAATGTACTTTTAGCAGCAACAAGTTGTTGATGAGATTGAGAAAGTTGTTCTGTCAATCCTAATACTGCTTGGGTTAAAGCAGACTCGACAGATGATTGCTCAATATAATCAGAGATTGTATTTAAGAGTTGTCTGGTGGCTGGTTGTGAAGAATGGACATAATTTGCTTCTCTATTAAAAATTGTTGAATCTTGTCCGTTAATTTGTCTTGAGAGTTTCTCTGTTCGTTGACCTCGAAGCCCATCATCTGTAGAGCTTTGGTTAATTCCTGCAATATCGTCTCCATGTCCGAAGACTTTTTCGAGTTCAGCATCTCGGTTAATTGCTGCAAGAAGTTCGACTGATTCGCGCTCATTTCGATTAGGTTCTCGGCTTGGCTCGTTTCTAAGAACTCGATTTTCTGGGTTAATTGCTGGCTGTTGGTTTGTAACTGCTCGATTTTCTGGGTTAATTGCTCTATCTTCTCGGTTAGGAACTGTATCTGAGTTAGGTTGTTGTCGTTGGTTAAAGTCATGGGTTTGTACCTGTGGTTTATTTTGTAAAAGATAGGGAACAGGCAATGGGGAATAGGCAACAGTTTTTTCTATTTCCTCTTCCCTGTGTGTTGGTAAGAGATCCAATTTGTCATTCCCTGTTGCCCGTTCCCTGTTGCCTGTTCCCTCAAGTTGTATAGAACGTTGTTCTGGTATCGGCTTACGCAAAGGTGGAAAAGCCGCAGTCTTTGAATGCTGATTCTGCTGTTGCCAGTCCCGAAAGGTTGGAGCAAGATGACTCAATTTCTCGTAAGCGAGTGGCCCACTTGCGACTATGAAATCATCAACACCTTTAGAAGGCCCTGGCAAGCTGACAACTTTTACTCTTGCTCCAGCTTCTTGTAACAATCTTCCAGTCACGGAAATATCTCGCTCGATATGGAGCTTAGTTTCAGGCTTGGTTTCGTAGTCAAAACAGAACTTGAAAACTCTCCCTTGTGTGGCGAAAACCGCTAATTCCTCATGTACGTAAGACTTGCCAATTTTCTTGCCAAACTCATCTTTGGGAGTTCGGTATCCCGCCGAAATCCCAGGTAGCCCAATGGCAGCATGACCCTGACTCAACAGACTGGCTGCTTTTTTCGCACCTTCTGCGATCGCACAGGGGATATTATGTTTCCAGACACAGTACCAAAATCCTGACTGGCGATCGCTATCACTGGGGTTCACCTTGTGTTTGGAGTAAATGCGTTCGGCAATATCGTCAGGGACATCTAGCAAGAAGATACTTAATTCAACTTTTGGGGGATGCTCATATTTAATGAATTTCCCTTCAATTATTTGCCCAGACTCATCTTTTTTGGGTCTTGGTTGATTTGGCTTGTAGCATCCCCATCGTTTAATCGGCGGTTTCTCACCTGGCTTTAAGTTAGCAAATGTTCGCGCATCAACTCCAGCATCACACCACCATCCACCAGCATCAAGATGCGAATATGCCCTTATAAAACCATCTGTTAGCCGTCCTGTATTTGTTCGATTCAGTTTTTCGCTGACCATGAGCCGTTCCCAGGCTTCATGCTCACCACCTGCATAGTTAAACTGAAGACTCTCAAAGTTCAACGCTGTAATATCGGGATGAATAGCACTATTTTCAAACTCCTGCCAATCCTTTGGTTCAAGAAAATTGGGAATGTCTTCAGTATGATATGGTGTCCAAAACGCTTCTGTGGGGACAGGAGATTTCAGTACTGGCTTAGAGAAAACCGATTCAACAGTATTATAATTTGGTGTCTCTTTCAAGACGGGCAAGACTTTCGGTACTTTTATTGATGAATCATGGCTTGTTGTCCGGCTAGATGCAACTGATTTCACAATTGGCTCGACAAAAGGAGTAGATACTGTCGTCTCTTGTTTTAGTACTGGCTTCTCAAAAGGGGCACTTATATTTATAGTTATTGCTTGGTGCTGCTTGAAAGTCGATTTCTGAATTTGTTTTCGTAACAATTCCAAGGCATTTTCTTTAGACTTCGACTGTTGCGCTAACCAGAGCAACCGCGTTGGATCTTCGGTGTAAATCTTTAATTCATGCCTTGCACGGCTGGCAGCAACATAAAAACTTTCCTGTCCAATAGTGAAATCTGCCGAAATTAACACCCGATCCGCAGTTTTTCCTTGGCTACTATATGTTGTACTCACAAGGGCATAGTCTAAGTTTTGCGCCTGTGCCAAACTAATGGATTCAGTACGCTCATCAGCATATTTAATCTGGACTATGTTCAGGTCGATCCCTGTTACAGTAAACTCCTGTCCGTTACGTCGTCCCAATTGCCGATCGTTTTTCTTCCATTGCAGGCGATCGCCCACAGCAATTTCAATCTGGTGACTCTGATAAACTGCTTTCTCAAAAGCCGTGTCTACCTGCAAAATCTGACGTTCATCACTTATAAGGGTCAACTTATCAGTAGTTCGACCTACCACTTCATATAATTTGCCTTTAGAAAGCCCCCGGCGTTTGTAATCCCGTGTGGGAATGATCACATCACCAATTTCAAAGTTATGGGCAAACCGCATCTGTACTTTTGTCAGATTTTTGGTTTGCAATTGGGTGATGGTTGCAGTTTCTCCCAAAGTTCCTTCACCCTTGAGCTTCGAGCGAATCGCTTGGGTAAGGGCAAGTCTTTCTGTATTTGTTCCAGCTAACACAAGAGTTTTGAGTCGCTGCTCTGGTGTCCCTACTATATAATCATTGGCGATCTGCTCTATTTTGGATTCTGAAGAAACAGTTTTTATTGAGCCGGTCGCCAGTAGATGTTCAAATCCCGCTTCTACTCTGCCATCGGCAATTAAATCTACTGCCAGCTTCAGTTGAGGGTCTTTTTGGCGCAACGATTCATTGAGGTGTGCGGTTTTGATTCCCGCCTGTTGCAAGGATTTGAAGGGATTCCCTGCTGATACTGCTGACAACTGCCGAGTGTCACCGACTAAAATCACCCTAGCTTGAAGTAAGGTTGCTCGTTGTAGGAGTGCATGGGCATCCTTAGCACTGAGTAAACCCGCTTCGTCCACAATCCAGATTTGATTTGGTTCAATTTCTTGTGGTTCAGTGACAAGTAATCTAGCCACTGTCTCAGACTGAATTTCTAACTCTTCACTCAAAACCTTAGCAGCAGAGGAACTAGGGGCAAAGCCAATAATAGTGTATCCGGCATCTGTGGCTATCGCTTTCAACTCCTTGAGGGCGAAAGTCTTACCAGCACCAGCTACTCCCTGCCATGCAATGAACTGGTCAGATGTTGTTGCAGCTAATTCTACTGCTTGGCGCTGTCCGGTATTTAGTAAGGTTTTCTGTAACTGGCTCTCAACTACTTCTCTATTAGTTATTGGGACTACTTTTCCAACACCTTGCTGCATCAACTCAATCGTCGCCAACTCCCGCCTCACTGCTGTCATCGTCGTAAATTGGTGAGTCAACCCTGGCAAACCGATTAACTCCTGATGTTCTCTAATCAGGGGTGCAATCGCTGTTACATCCGTAGCTAAACGTGATTCTAGGATGAATTTTTCTAAATCCTCTTGTCTAAAAGCGACATTTCTCTCACTGCAATGTGCGATCGCATCATCTAACGCATCAATCAGACTTTTTTGCTCAACCACAAGAGGAGCCTGTCCTTTTCTTGGTTCTCCTGGCTTGACAAACGTGATACCTAACGCCGCAGCTTCTTCTTTCCACAATGCAACTAATTCTGATTCTGGTAGTTTCTGCTTGCGCTGGCGGGTATCATCCCAAATTTTTTCACGTTCGGCCCAAGTCGAATTAGCACCAGATGAGGCGATGATTTGCTGTCGCCGCTTAGAAAAAGCCTCTAAATCCTCGAATTTAAAGCCTTTTATATCAAACTGCCCATGTAAACGAAGCTCTATCTCGTAGCCAAGCTTCTGCACCTCACGCGCCAGAGAGCTTTGGTATGCCATCCCCAAGAATTTTTTATTGGCGAATATTTCATTATTACCCAAACTCAACCACCTACCATCTGGAGTTTGGGTCATGTTCATCAGCAAACAATGGGTGTGCAGATGTGGGTCTAAATCCCGACTTTCGATGTGATCGAACTGCGCGGCGACCAAGTTACCAGTCTTAACTCTATGTCTGCCGCTATTATCTGTCACTCTGGTATAGGCATAACGCTGCTCTATTAGCTCCAGAGTTTCTTTTAGCGCCTGATGGTGAGCATCAATCAAACGAGTATCCCCGCCCACCAAGGCCATCAAGCTTACACTTTTGGGCGCAGAAAATGTACAGTCTAATGCGGCTCTGCGTTCTCCTTTCCCCTTTTCTTTGACTACTCTGGCATTCAATACCTCACGACCATCAGGCGTAAGCCCCTCAATGATATTTTTAAAAGCTTCTTCATCATCGACTGCCCCTGACAACCCCAATTTTTCAGCACCTTGACCACTCCAAAGCGACTTACCTTGGTGATAGTAATTCTTGATGAAGTAGTTCACCGCCATCTCACTTGAGACGTTAGCCGCTGTTAGCATGGCTCACCTCGAAAAATGGGGTTACAAAAGTTAATCTTTGTTCTATTCCATCTGTTGGTGCAACAAACTCTCGTCAAGAAATTCTGATTATTTTCTCTTATTGCAAGATAATCACCCTTGCAATAAGTATTGAAGTCAAAATCAATCCCCGTCATTAAACTTCGTAGTGCTTGATGACGAATGAAAATTTTTTCGTGAGACTTTGACCAAAACAAAATTTTATTTCCCAAACTCTCCTGTCATTTAATATAGCAAAAAATCGAGCATTCTTTCCACCAAATATGGCGTACTGTGCGTCAGAAAAGGATGGATTCTAGGGCTTGTGGTTATTTCAGCTAATTACTAGATAATTGGGAGAATCCTTTGGAAAATTGGGAAGTATCAGGAAGTACTAGGAAGTCTTGGGAAGTCTTAGGAATTGTTGGAAAATATTAAGCTAATGAGAATTTTGTGACTAGATGATGTTGAATAGTTGAAAAGGTAAGAAATGAATTAGAGATTTGGGAGATATTGTTTAGATATTGGGAGATGTTGAATGTAATTGGTGATTATTGGAAATCGAGGGATTTTGTGGAGATTTTCTATCAGATGCACGAATTCATGGAAAGTCAAAGAGTATTGCCAAAACTGTAATCTTTCTTCGTAAATGTGGAAAAAATCACGGTTTGGGCGGTTCACTTTGAGAGTAATTATCAATTAGATAGACAAAAAAAGGGTCAAAAACAGGGAGAAATTTTCTTGTGGATTTAATGTTGAGTCTTGATCCGGGAACTTCAATGACGAAGATGGTTTATCGTGTTCTCTCGGAGATTCCGTACAAGTCAGAATTGCTGTGTATGGAACCAGAGTTAATTAAGATTTCCAAAGATTCGTTGGATTTATATGAGTCTGGGCAAATGAATCGGCCCAATCCAGAGAATGAAGCGTGGATAGAGTACAACGGAGAGTATTATGCGGTTGGGTTTTTGGCCCAAAAGTATTTTGAAGCGCGAATCAATTTTTTAGAACTCAAGTATGAGAACGCGATTCCAAAAACTTTGGCAGCAGTGGGGGCAATAGCGATTAGAGATTCTTTGAAGGCAAACTTTGATTTATCATTGGGACTGCTATTGCCTTATGGGGAGTGGGAAGATAGAGAGAGATTAGAGAGGGGTTTAACTAAGGCACTGTCTAGTTTTAGCTTTCGAGGGAAACAATTTTGTATAAATCTGATTAACTTTCAGTGCTTGCCCGAAGGTGGGGGACTGATATTGACGCGAAGTAAAAAACTTGGCACAGATTTCAATAAAATGAATAAGCTGTTACGCAGCTTGATTGTATAATAAAGCTAAGTAATTAACCTAGCATTAGCCACCTATGCCAGCAAAAAACCATCTTTCTAAAGAGCAAAAGGAACGGTTACTAAAAACTCTAAAAGAGCATGAAAATCCATACGTAAGAGAAAAAATATTGATTTTATTATTAATGAATGATGGAAAAACTTATCAGGAAATTAGTAAGTTTTTAGACATTGCATATCCAACGGTAGCATATTGGGCAGTTCACGGCGATCCAGATAACCTAGAAAGTTTTTTAGATGGAAGAAGAGAAGGTAACTTCCGCAAAGTTACTAAAGAATATGAGGATTTATTATTAGAAACAATTGAAAAAGAACCACTAGATTATGGGTATGATTTTGGTCGTTGGACGGCAGCAAGACTAGCCACGTACCTCGAAAAGATAACAGGAATTAAGTTAAGTGGTTCGCAAGTTGGGAGAATATTAGAGCGAAAAAAGTACGTTTACCTTTGGGCAAAATACAGCCTAGAGGACAAACAGAATCCTGAAATACGTAAGGCATTTAAAGAAAAATTGTCAGAATACTTAAGAATAACAAATGTTGCCCCAGAGCGTTTACAGGTATGGTTTTGGGATGAGAGTGGATTTAGTTTGAGAGTGATAAGAAGAAAAAATTGGGGTAAGAAAGGTACAAGAAAACAAATCACAGGTCAAAGAAGAAGAGGAAGAGTAAATATTATGGGAGGGTTACGCTATCACGACAAGAAGAGAATGAATTTTGTGATTAAAAAAGGAAATGCAGATGTATTTTATGAGCAGCTTAAATCTTTGAATAATTTTCTTTTGCAAGAATGGATAGAGCAAGGAAATCCAATTGAGACTTTCAATAAATGTTCGGCGAAAATAGTGATTATCTTAGATAATGCCAGCTTCCATAAAAGAAAAGATATTTTAGTTCGTATCAAGGCAGAAATGCCAAATATTATCCTGGAATTTCTACCACCTTATAGTCCAGATTATAATTTAATTGAATTGGTTTGGCATTCAGCAAAAGAATATATAGCTCATAGATTGTTCGAGTCAGTATCACAGCTAGAAGAGTTGTTAAATAAATTGTTAAATGAAGGAGGTCTTATTATTAAATGGGAACGCAAAATTAAAAATAAAGGTAATGCTATTTATTAAATTTAGCTGCGTAACAGCTTATTGCTGTGGTGATGCTGGGTTTTCGGGATATATCAGCCGTAATCTTTGAGCGGGGTATCTCAACTGGAAAAACGGAAGGATTGGGCTTGGCGTGGATGCTGGAGAGAATCAAAAGCCGAACATCAGGGCAAAACTTACATGATCTGTTAAAGGCTGTTCATCTATCAGGCCCGACATTGAAACCGAGATACTGCAAACCTTTGGCTCGGAGCAAGAAGTCTGATTTTAAGGTTGAGGAAATAGCACAAATTATTGAAGTGGCTGACTTATCTCGTAAAGAATACTGGGAAAAGGTATCCACTTGGCTCAAAATTAATATTCCTGCCCATATTGAGCAAGTCATTATTGGTGGTGGAACGTCGGAATATTTAGGCTCGGAGTTGAAAAATTTGTTTACTCATACCGACATTTCATGGGCAGCAGAATTATCTGAGGATGTGCGTTTAGCTTTTAACCTGCCGATTAAAAAAGATGCCTTGTGCTTGCGTTTCACTGATGTATATGGATTGTTTCGTTACCAACACGCTACATCATCCATTTCAACTCATCGTGCTTCTTAATTAAAGGAATAATGAAATGTTTTCAGATGTTGAGTTTCGCTTACGAAGTAGAGTTAAGGCTGATAGCTCCGAAGCGGTGGTAATTAAGTATCTAAATTCCAAGAATACTCTTTATCCTGCTAGGGATATGGCGATGATTGCCATTAGCAGTTATTGGTTGCCTTTAGCTTATCAAGCTATGGATCAATCTGTGGATTTAGAGCAACACATTCGTGCTTGTCTTTACCGCCTTCAACTCCACTCTTCATATCTGATGGGACTGCTGGGAGAGATCCCCTCTCAAGGAACGCCGATGATTGCAGTAGCCTCTAATCAATCACAGCCACTACAACTAATACAATCAGAACCATTAGCAATATCCAGGACTTTAGTCAAAGAAGCATTACAAATAGCCAGAACTCCCGTACCAGAAGAATTGGAGTCGGAAACTGACTGGTTAAATCCTTTTTAGGACTGACCGAACAATTCGCAATGACGCTCGTTTGCGGAGCGTGATTGCGTACAGGCCTTTGGGCATGAAAACAGCGGAGCCGGGCGTAGCAAGAGTGCGAATTGTTTTAAATAGGAGTGCATGATTATGTATCAACCACAAGAACTTTTTAACGAGCTTTCAACATCAGAAATTAGCCGGACTTTACGCTTGAGTGGCATATCTGAAAAAGAGTTATATACAGAGGATGATGCAGACCGTTTTCGTGAATGTCGCACCTTAATTGAGCAGGGTGGAACTGACGAGGACGTGATGGCCCTATTATCACCAGTCGTTGACGTTGTGCTGTCAGAAACTCCGGATAATTCTTTAGCTGAAATCAAGAATGGGCGGAAAAAGTCTGGGAAAAAAGCAACTAAATCCTTAGATATAACTGAATTACTAAGTCTTGCTCGTGAACAAGGCTTTAAGCTTACCCTGACTACAGCTTTAAAGATTTTCGCTGATTGCGGACTAAAAGAACAAGATGAATATACTTCAGAGGAATCCGAGCGTTTTCTCGCTGCCTGTAACTTACGACATCAGGGAAAAACAGAAATTGAGATCGCAGCAAACTTTGGAGCAGGTGTTTTGGATGCAGCAGATATCGAACTAAGCCTTGAAGAAACTGAACGACTCATACAAGATTCTGGCG
This window of the Nostoc sp. ATCC 53789 genome carries:
- the mobF gene encoding MobF family relaxase encodes the protein MLTAANVSSEMAVNYFIKNYYHQGKSLWSGQGAEKLGLSGAVDDEEAFKNIIEGLTPDGREVLNARVVKEKGKGERRAALDCTFSAPKSVSLMALVGGDTRLIDAHHQALKETLELIEQRYAYTRVTDNSGRHRVKTGNLVAAQFDHIESRDLDPHLHTHCLLMNMTQTPDGRWLSLGNNEIFANKKFLGMAYQSSLAREVQKLGYEIELRLHGQFDIKGFKFEDLEAFSKRRQQIIASSGANSTWAEREKIWDDTRQRKQKLPESELVALWKEEAAALGITFVKPGEPRKGQAPLVVEQKSLIDALDDAIAHCSERNVAFRQEDLEKFILESRLATDVTAIAPLIREHQELIGLPGLTHQFTTMTAVRRELATIELMQQGVGKVVPITNREVVESQLQKTLLNTGQRQAVELAATTSDQFIAWQGVAGAGKTFALKELKAIATDAGYTIIGFAPSSSAAKVLSEELEIQSETVARLLVTEPQEIEPNQIWIVDEAGLLSAKDAHALLQRATLLQARVILVGDTRQLSAVSAGNPFKSLQQAGIKTAHLNESLRQKDPQLKLAVDLIADGRVEAGFEHLLATGSIKTVSSESKIEQIANDYIVGTPEQRLKTLVLAGTNTERLALTQAIRSKLKGEGTLGETATITQLQTKNLTKVQMRFAHNFEIGDVIIPTRDYKRRGLSKGKLYEVVGRTTDKLTLISDERQILQVDTAFEKAVYQSHQIEIAVGDRLQWKKNDRQLGRRNGQEFTVTGIDLNIVQIKYADERTESISLAQAQNLDYALVSTTYSSQGKTADRVLISADFTIGQESFYVAASRARHELKIYTEDPTRLLWLAQQSKSKENALELLRKQIQKSTFKQHQAITINISAPFEKPVLKQETTVSTPFVEPIVKSVASSRTTSHDSSIKVPKVLPVLKETPNYNTVESVFSKPVLKSPVPTEAFWTPYHTEDIPNFLEPKDWQEFENSAIHPDITALNFESLQFNYAGGEHEAWERLMVSEKLNRTNTGRLTDGFIRAYSHLDAGGWWCDAGVDARTFANLKPGEKPPIKRWGCYKPNQPRPKKDESGQIIEGKFIKYEHPPKVELSIFLLDVPDDIAERIYSKHKVNPSDSDRQSGFWYCVWKHNIPCAIAEGAKKAASLLSQGHAAIGLPGISAGYRTPKDEFGKKIGKSYVHEELAVFATQGRVFKFCFDYETKPETKLHIERDISVTGRLLQEAGARVKVVSLPGPSKGVDDFIVASGPLAYEKLSHLAPTFRDWQQQNQHSKTAAFPPLRKPIPEQRSIQLEGTGNRERATGNDKLDLLPTHREEEIEKTVAYSPLPVPYLLQNKPQVQTHDFNQRQQPNSDTVPNREDRAINPENRAVTNQQPAINPENRVLRNEPSREPNRNERESVELLAAINRDAELEKVFGHGDDIAGINQSSTDDGLRGQRTEKLSRQINGQDSTIFNREANYVHSSQPATRQLLNTISDYIEQSSVESALTQAVLGLTEQLSQSHQQLVAAKSTFNEFETALTAELQSHAQNKAILSISDYVEQSAIESALNQAVLGLTEQLSQSHQQLVAAKSTFNDFETALTAELQSHAQNKAILSISDYVEQSAIESALNQAVLGLTEQLSQSHQQLVAAKSTFNDFETALTAELQSYAQNKAILSISDYVEQSAIESALNQAVLGLTEQLSQSHQQLVAAKSTFNDFETALTAELQSHAQNKAILSISDYVEQSAIESALNQAVLGLTEQLSQSHQQLVIAKSTFNEFETALTAELQSYAENKAILSISDYVEQSAIESALNQAVLGLTEQLSQSHQQLVAAKSTFNEFEIALTAELQSHVEKRAILSTSNSVEQSATESTLAKTLLAELKLHLKQMIQGLDIERLAEVVMEVGKYVKGEKVTGAKVSELFTSVTTDALALTFEEKMNIVRQLIRDDKPSILKRLKINPQQSDDNGEHLQFRR
- a CDS encoding IS630 family transposase, which codes for MPAKNHLSKEQKERLLKTLKEHENPYVREKILILLLMNDGKTYQEISKFLDIAYPTVAYWAVHGDPDNLESFLDGRREGNFRKVTKEYEDLLLETIEKEPLDYGYDFGRWTAARLATYLEKITGIKLSGSQVGRILERKKYVYLWAKYSLEDKQNPEIRKAFKEKLSEYLRITNVAPERLQVWFWDESGFSLRVIRRKNWGKKGTRKQITGQRRRGRVNIMGGLRYHDKKRMNFVIKKGNADVFYEQLKSLNNFLLQEWIEQGNPIETFNKCSAKIVIILDNASFHKRKDILVRIKAEMPNIILEFLPPYSPDYNLIELVWHSAKEYIAHRLFESVSQLEELLNKLLNEGGLIIKWERKIKNKGNAIY